The Candidatus Marinimicrobia bacterium CG08_land_8_20_14_0_20_45_22 genome includes the window TTTGAAGCAGTGAAATGCTGGAGATGTTTTTGTAGGCGGCGTCCGAATCGGGGAAGTGAGTCCCGATGTCGTCGAATCCGGCGGCTCCAAGCAACGCGTCGATGATTGCGTGAACGAGAACATCAGCATCCGAATGACCTTTTAAGCCGCGGTCGTAAGGAATCGTCAATCCGCCGAGAACCAAGGGTCGACCTTCAACAAAAGGATGCGCATCGAATCCGCTCCCAATTTTAAATTTCATACCGTTCATATTGACCGCCATTCAAGGATGGATTTTGCGATATTTAAGTCGTATTGGCAAGTGATTTTTATGTTTTCTGGATGTCCGTTCAAAACGGAAATTTTTCCGCCAATTTTCTCGACAAGCGAGGCTTCATCTGTGCCGGTAAATCCGTTAGCAAAAGCGGTTTCAAATGCGCGCAAAAGGATCGATTTTCGGAAAGTTTGCGGTGTTTGCGCCTGCCAGATATTTGAACGGTCGATTGTCCGAATGATCGTAGCGTCTTTGACTTCCTTTAATGTATCGACGGTAGGAATCGCCAAAATCGAACCGTCAAAAGAATCGCACATCAGAATGGTTTCGTTAATTTCTTTGAGAGTGACAAAGGGTCGGACGCCATCATGGACGATGATGATTTCTACGGATTCTGAAGTAGCGGAAATCCCATTATAGACGGAATCTTGGCGTCTTTCTCCACCTGGAACGATACGAATCGGTTTGTCAGACTTGTCCGGCAGACAGTTTTTCACCTCCTGACGATTCAGCCAGTCTGGGTGTACGACGACGATGATTTCATTTACAAATGTCGCGGTAAGAAACGGTTGTAATGTATGAAAGAGAACCGGACGGTCGTTCAGCAGCAGAAATTGCTTGGGAAGCGATGCGTTCATTCGCGCACCGGTCCCGGCGGCAACGATAACGGCGGCGGCTGATCGATTGGTGCTCAATGTTTAGATTAGATGATAATCATGGCGTCGCCATAACTAAAGAAGCGGTATTTTTTCTTCACGGCTTCTTTATAGGCTTTCATGATGAGTGGATGATTGGCAAATGCGCATACCAGCATGAGTAATGTTGACTTAGGTTGGTGGAAGTTGCTGATTAACACATCAATCATTTTAAAATCGTATGGCGGATGGATGAACTTATCCGTCCAGCCGCGTCGAGGACTGATTTGAAAGCCGGAGACGGTTACGGTTTCCAATGTCCTGGCAACTGAAGTGCCGACGCCAATGATTCGTTTGCCTTTGGCTTTTGCCTCGTTAATGGCAATTGCGGTTTCGGCGGAAACCTCAAAATATTCAGAATCCATTCGGTGGCGAGTCAGGTCTTCGACAGTAACGGGTCGAAAAGTTCCCAACCCAATGTGGAGAACGATTGGATAAATTTTCACGCCTTTGTCGCGGATTTTTTGTAGCAATGCTTCGGTAAAATGCAGACCGGCGGTTGGCGCCGCGACGGCTCCGCGTCTCTTGGCGTACACGGTTTGGTATTTGATCTTGTCTTCGTCAGTTGGTTCACGGTCGATATAAGGCGGAAGTGGCGATTGCCCGATTTCATCGATCAGTTTGTAAAGCGTTTCCTGCGGAATTCCGTTAAAACGAACGACTCGCCCGCCGGAAACTGTATTATCGATCACGTCGCATTGTACGCCGTCGGCAATGGTTAGCTTGTTTCCGATTCGGACTTTGCGCGCCGGCTTAACCATCACTTCCCAGAGAGAATTTTCAAGTTCGCGTAGTAGAAAGACTTCGACTTTAGCGTCACTGCGATCTTTAACCGCCCAAAGACGGGCAGGATATACACGGGTTTCGTTGACAACCAACAGATCCCCGGGAT containing:
- the ispD gene encoding 2-C-methyl-D-erythritol 4-phosphate cytidylyltransferase, which gives rise to MSTNRSAAAVIVAAGTGARMNASLPKQFLLLNDRPVLFHTLQPFLTATFVNEIIVVVHPDWLNRQEVKNCLPDKSDKPIRIVPGGERRQDSVYNGISATSESVEIIIVHDGVRPFVTLKEINETILMCDSFDGSILAIPTVDTLKEVKDATIIRTIDRSNIWQAQTPQTFRKSILLRAFETAFANGFTGTDEASLVEKIGGKISVLNGHPENIKITCQYDLNIAKSILEWRSI
- a CDS encoding 2-C-methyl-D-erythritol 2,4-cyclodiphosphate synthase, coding for MKFKIGSGFDAHPFVEGRPLVLGGLTIPYDRGLKGHSDADVLVHAIIDALLGAAGFDDIGTHFPDSDAAYKNISSISLLQNVVLLLKTHQIQIGNIDATIIAEQPKIRPYVHEMRNTLAAVLEIPEENVSIKATTTEKMGFTGREEGIAALATALIYL
- a CDS encoding tRNA preQ1(34) S-adenosylmethionine ribosyltransferase-isomerase QueA, giving the protein MRLSNFDYSFPKELIANFPIKERDHSKLMVINRKDESITHKHFYDIVDYFNPGDLLVVNETRVYPARLWAVKDRSDAKVEVFLLRELENSLWEVMVKPARKVRIGNKLTIADGVQCDVIDNTVSGGRVVRFNGIPQETLYKLIDEIGQSPLPPYIDREPTDEDKIKYQTVYAKRRGAVAAPTAGLHFTEALLQKIRDKGVKIYPIVLHIGLGTFRPVTVEDLTRHRMDSEYFEVSAETAIAINEAKAKGKRIIGVGTSVARTLETVTVSGFQISPRRGWTDKFIHPPYDFKMIDVLISNFHQPKSTLLMLVCAFANHPLIMKAYKEAVKKKYRFFSYGDAMIII